Genomic DNA from Candidatus Desulfatibia profunda:
AAAAAAGAAATCGAGGAACGCAAACAAGCAGAAGCAATGCTGAAAAGAAGCGAAAACACGTTGAAAAGCATCTTTCAGTCTGCACCGATAGGTATCGGGCTCGTTACCAACAGGATCATAGGATGGGCAAATGACCAATTTCAGCAAATGATTGGATACTCTAAGGACGAACTGGAAGACCAAGACGCCAGAATCTTATACGAAAGTGACGCGGAATATGAACGGATCGGATTTGAAATATACTCCCAAATACAAAGACTCGGCACTGGAACGGTCGAGTCGCGATTCAGGCGCAAGGACGACCGCATGATCGACATCTTATTGAGGTCGGCCCCCATTAATCCCAGCGACCTTTCGGAGGGACGTATTTTTACCGTCGTGGACATCACTCAAACAAAACTGATGCAGGACCAACTCATCCGGTCCGAACGGCTCGCCGCTACAGGTAAATTGGCCGCCTCCATCGCCCACGAGATCAACTCTCCCTTACAGGCGGTCACCGTATTGCTGGGAACGCTGAAAAAAAAATACAGTAACGACAAAGAGCTCTCAAACCAGTTCGAGTTACTGAAAGGAGCATTTAGCAGCATCCGGGACACGGTGAAAAATTTGCTCGACCTGAATCGTCCCGGCCAAGAAGTAAAACAGCCGACCAACATAAATCGCATTATAGAAAAAACTGTTGATTTGGTTCGATCGCATCTGAAGAAGAGTAAAATCAAGGTAAACCTGGAGCTGTCAGCAAACATACCCGAAATTTACGCCTCGCCGCTGCAATTGAATCAGTGTATTTTGAACATGATCAACAATTCGGCCGAGGCCATGACCGGCACCTTGACACCTAAAAACGGCTTGATGGCCGGAACGGCCACAGGTGGAGAAATAACGATAAAGACGAATCTTAAGGAGGGAAATATTATCATCAATATAACCGATACGGGGCCGGGCATTCCCGAGGAGGACCTGCAATATATTTTTGATCCGTTCTTCACCCGCAAAAAGAAAATGGGAATGGGCGTAGGGCTTTCAACCTGCCACGGGATCATCGAGGATCACGGCGGAATTATAACGGCAAAAAATTCAGCTCATGGAGGTCTTGTCATGGCGATCACGTTGCCGGCCGCTCAACCTGGAGGCACTGGTAACAAAATCAAGGCAACAACATGAACAGTGATATGATTTCGGAAAGATTTTAAGAACTATTGTTGCGATCCTTTAAAATGTTCAAATTTTCCAGTCCTTTTTTTACACAATCAGGACAATAGGTAGGTGAAATCGCGATCCTTGCTTTCGTTAATATGTATTCTTCCACAGGCATCCATTCACCGGTACCCACTTCCTTGCCGGTGTCATCCCTGATACTTTTACATACACAGCAAACCGGTACGATGGTTTCATATAGCCTGATCTTGCGCTTAAGTTCCAATTTTTCCAAACAACTGGAAATTCTAAAAGACAATTCTTCAGGCTCACAGGGTTTCAACAGGTAATCATCGGCATCAAGCCTGAGAGCCTCGATGGCGGATAATAAATCACCGAAGCCGGTCAAAATGATGACGATGGTGTCAGGGTCTTCTTCTTTTGCTTTCCTTAAAACACCTATTCCGTCTACAGGATCCATGACCAGATCGGTGAGAACCAGATCGAATTTTTTTTCTTCGATCAATTCAATAGCTTGTTTTCCATTAGCTGCGGTAGCGACATGATATCCCTCTTGTTCAAGTGCTACGGCAATCGACTGCAGAATAAAGGGATCGTCATCCACCAGCAATATCTTATACTTTTCCATAGTTACCTCTATGAGACCTTTTAAAAACGTCTCCTTTTGCCATTAAATCCCCAGCGTCATTCCCGCGCACCGCAAGCGGCGTCTATAACAAGCGGAAATCCGGAAAAAGCGAATCATCCACTGGATGCTTGATATAAAAAAGAATGATTTCTTTGTCAATTGTCAAGCACCACTTTTAGATAGTATCACAGGCCGGTCAAAATCATTCCTTGAATGGTTTGGATCAATAAGAACACGCCGATGACGATCAACAGAGAGTGGATGATGCGATCAAATTTACCCTGGGGTATGGAACGGTTCAGGCGGCCGCCGATATATGTGAACACAAAAACCAGTGGCAGAGACAGCAGATAAAAATACATCACGCTACGGGTCCAGAGGCCGGCCAGGCCATGCCCAAGACAGATAAAAATACCGGCCAGAAAAAAATAACCTTGCAGCGTCGCTCTGAAGCTCACCGGCGACCATTTTCGCAACGAACCGTATATCACCACCGGCGGTCCGTTGGTGTTATAGGCCCCGCCCAAAACGCCAGCAAAAAACCCGAAAATATATGCCGGATTTTCGCTTTTTATCGGCGTCAGCCGGGGTTTGATCAGATTGTAGGCAGAGGAGCCGATGATTACCAGCGCCAGAAACAATTTCATAAGGTTATCATGGGTTCCTTTTAAAAACAGTAAGCCGAGAGGGATTCCTGCCAGAGAGGAAACGAACAGGCGCCAGACACTTTTTAGTTGAACGTCGCGCCAGTTTTTTAGCAATATGGCAGTCGATATCGTCATAGCGACAATGGCCATGAGGGGCGTAGCGGTTTTGAGCCCGATGATGACGGCCAGCAAGGGCATTGCAAACATGGCATCCGCAAATCCAAAGGTGGATCGAAGCAGCGTCGCAAAGGAAACGATGGATACTATCAGTACGGTGGCCGGTTCCGGATTCATTTCCCACCTTACACAAAGACCAGGCTAAACCATGGGACCATCATGATAATTATCCAGGCGATCAATACAAACAGGATATACGGCGGCACCCATTTGATCAGCTTATCGTAGGGGATTCCGGTGATTCCGGAGGCAACAAACAGATCCAGGCCGAACGGCGGCGTGATAAAGCCGATGGACAGGCCCACGATAAAAGCAGCGCCCCAGTGAATCGGATTCATGCCGACGGACACGGCGATGGGGGCCAGGATCGGGGCCAGAATGATGGTCACTGAAATGGATTCCATGATGGCGCCGGCCAGGATAATGCTGAACATCATGAGACCCATAATCACATATTTGCTTTCAAAAGTATGGATATATTGCGAGACGGCATCCTGGACGCCCAGGATCGAAAAAACCTGCTGGAGCACGATCGAAACCGAAACCACCGGGGCCAGCAACCCGTTGACGCGCCCGCTGGAAAGAAATATGGCCGGAATGTCCTTGAGCTTGATCTCACGGGTCAGCAGCACGCCGGCAAGCAGGCAGTAGGCCGCGGCAATGCCGGAGGCTTCCGTGGGTGAAGAAATGCCGCCGTAAATAATCACGAGAATGAGGACCACGGCTGCAATGCCTAACTTGGCACCCCAGGTCGCCCGCAGAACTTCTTTGAAAATAAACGGTTCCGGGCGCCCCCAGTCGTACTTGTGACACCAGTATCGGGCCGCTGCCATTAAAGCAATACTGACCAAAATTCCCGGCAAAATGCCCGCTTTAAAAAGGTCGAGAACGCTCAAGTTGACCGTGAAAGCGTAAACGATCATCAGGATGCTGGGCGGTATCAGGATCCCCACGATCCCACCGGCCGCCACGGTCGCTGCCGCGAACTCATCACGATATCCCTGGTCTGTTAATTCGGGAATCATAATGCGACCGATGGTCGCCACGGTGGCGGAGTTGGAGCCGGAAATAGCGGAGAACAAACTACAGGTAGCAATCGAGGCCATGGCCAGCCCTCCTCTGAGCGGAGCCAGTACCCGTCGCGCCATGATGGATAATTTTTTGGCGATTCCGCCGGCACCGATAAGATCGCCGGTCAGAATGAACAGCGGCATGGCCAGCAGCGCGTAACTGCTGATGCCTTGGTAGGATGTGATTCCGATGTTCTGGATGGTAAAGTCGATGGCGATCGAGCCCATGGTGGCCCAGAAGGCCACGCATAAAAAAATCGGCACGCCCACAATGAAGAAAAGCCCGGTGATGATGGTAATGATCCAGATGGCTACATTTTGCGGTATTCCGAACATTCTGCCCCCAATTAGTTACTATATGATCTAAATTGAGCGCAAAACGCCCAATTGTAAGACTTAATCGATCGTCGCCGCGGGCTGCAGCTTCAGCGGTTCATTGCGAACGTAATCTTTGATATCCTGGACCGCGCACTGAATGACCCGGAAAAACAAAACCGTAAACGAAACGGGGATGCAGGCCGGGACCACCCATTGCGGAATGGTTTCAGTGCCGTACAACAAGGCCCCGACTTCCTGGAGCCTTAAAATCTGGATAACGGAATAATAGGAGGCAATAATTCCGAAGGCGATCCAGAGGGTATAATCGAGCATCAGCAAGCCCAACTGGACGCCGCGCGGCATTTTATTGCGAAACGCCGCCAGCCTGAGATGGGCACGCTCTTTGACGTTCCAGGAACATCCCAGCCAGGAAAACCAGACAAACAGGCCGATACAGACGTAAACCGCCCAGTGCCACGCGGTTTTGAAAACAAAGCGCTGCACCACCCCGATGGCCATAATCGCCATCATTATAAAGTACATGGGGAAAATCAGAATATTTTCGATTTGTTCATCCAGCCAGTGTAAGATCTTTTTCAGCATTGACTTCACCATCATCCGGATATAAACGGGATGCCAAAAGCGATCGACCATTCAGGCAAGGGACGATCGCGTTCGGCTTTTCATCTGCGCTTGGACAAATGATTTTGTTTTTGGTTTTAAGAAAAATTTTAAGTCTTTTTCTTGGGATTTTTTACCCAGTAGCCTGTGCCCAGCTTCCATTCACCCTCTCTCCACCAGGGTGGATTGGGCTTCCACCAGCGATGGGGTGCAACGTCCATGGCATAAGCGCCCCGGGGGACTTCGCGGGCAATGGCATACATCTTTTCAAAGATATCGCCGCGACCGTAAAGTTTGTTTTGCTTTTCCATCTGATCTTTCCAGGCATCCGGATTATACTTGGGCGAAATCAGCTTTTCCAGCTTATCCATTTCCTCGTTGGACCAGATGACGTTTCTGATATCGTTGCGCCAGTGCTCGCTGCCCACCGCCGGGTTTTCGGTGTCTGCGCCCGCCCTGATCGCAATGGAAGCTTCCTCCTTGCCCAGAACGAGGACTTGCGTCAGATAGGCCGCTTCCATGATGGCTTCCTGCAGCCGCTGGGGCATCTTCTGCAACGACTTGAGGTTCATGCCGGTAACCCAGTTGCCCGAACAATATTTCAGGTACAAAAATTGTCCGGTATATTCGGTGAAGTGGATCATGCTGAAGGGGATCTCCCAGGCCTCGGCACCGTCAATGGCTCCCTGCCGGACGGCATCCACAACTTCCTCAAAAGAGATCGCCACCGGATTGACGCCCATCAGCTTCATGCTGATCAGGCCGAAATAGGTGCCGGTGGTTCGGATCTTGGCGCCGGTGGCCTTAAGCTTGTCCAGGGTATCTATCTCGGGCGTTCCCGGTCCGTATTTCCTTTTGCTCATGAAAAAACCGCGCAGACCATAGTCGCCGAACAGCATTTCCAGGCCGTAGAGCCGGCGCATGGGTTCGCGGAAAAGATCTTCGCTGCGGTGGTCGAACGCAAAAGAATACAGGGCGGCGCGGTTCGGCCAGAGCGCACCCCAGTCCAGATTGAGCAAATAGGGGCAAATGGTCGAGGAATTCTGGGTAGAAGCCAGATAAAAATCAACGATTCCCTGGACGCACTTTTCGGCGCAGGTCATCTCGCCGCAAATGGAGTTTGCTCCCAGGTGCTCGATGCGGATTTCGCCGTCGGTTCGTTCTTCAACCTCGCGTACAAAGTCGACCGTGCCGATCTTGGCGACCCACATGGTGTCGACACTGTGTCCAGCGGCTCCGAAACGGAATTTGAACTTCGGTGTGGTCTTGTAGCGTGCTTTCTGGATATCCTCGGCCTTTTGGGCCAGCATATGGGCGTCCGGCTTGATGCCGGCATCGGCAAAGCTCTGCCAGGCAAACAGCGTGGAAGTGACGCCGAAAGTCATTGCAATCCGCGAGAAATCTCTGCGGGAAAGCGGCTTTTCCAGGAAAGACGGTTTTTCTTTCTTTTTCTTGTCATTTTCCTGCATGGTGTTCCTCCTTTTTTGTTGGGGTTGCCGACTAAATATTATATATATTACGGCAGCTGAGACCGCAATTCCTTGGCTTTGGGGACGGCACTGGCAGCATCATAGGCCCAGCCGTCCGCACCGATCTCATCGGCAAAATCCTGCTTTACCGGGGCACCGCCGACCATGACCTTAACCGAATCCCTGAGTCCGGCCTTTTGCAGCGCTGTAATGACGTCGGGCATCACGTCCATGGTATTGGACAGCAGGGCCGAAAGCCCGACGATTTGGGGCTTGTCCTCTTTTACAGCCTTGACAATATCTTCGGTCGGCACGTCCGGTCCCATATTCCGAACCTCAAAACCGGCCGTCTCGAACATCGTGGCCACCAGTTCCAGGCCGATGTCGTGGACATCTCCCTCCACGGTAGCCAATACCGCCTTTCCAAAACCTCCGCCGCCGGCGCCTTCCAGCAGCAGCGGTTTGAGAATGACCATGGCTTTCTTCATGGCTTCGGACGACATCAGCATCTCAGGAATGAACTTTTCTCCCTTTTCAAAACCTTTGCCGCAATCACGGAGACCCGCAACCAGGCCGGCATCCAGAATATCCTCCGGGGTCTGACCCTCATCCAGGGCTTTTTTCACCAGCTCTACGGTTTTATTTTCTTCTCCGTCAAAAACATTCTTTTTGATTTCTTCTAATATGCTCATAGCGTTGATCTCCTTATGTAAAGCCTATTGGTACTGTCCGTATTTTCTGGCGGCATATACCATTGCATCCCGATTGGCAAAAGACGAACCCTTGACATCCCAGCAGTTGGTGCCCAGAATGCAGCGGAAATCGGCTTTTTCGACGGTTTCAATAACCACCCGGCCGTTTTCTTCGATGTCTGCCGGTTTGCCTCTTTTCATGGTCGTTGCATACGAACACTTGGTTTGGCCGTCGGTGGTGTCGGGCGTCGCCGCTCCGATACCGCCGTTTAGGGCTTTAATTCTTGAAATTCCTTTCTGATTGGTTTCAACCGCTTTCTTAGTACACAACTCGATGTCCATGGGACCTAAGAAATAGCAGTCTGCCTGATTTTGGTAGACGAGATCCAGGCGATCATGCCAGTTGCCGCAGGGATGCATGGTAATGTTCATTCCGGTTTCTCTTCTGATGGCCTCGATGAATTTGCGTTCATAGGGCTGGGTCAGCTTCTCATAATGATCCCTGGAAATGCAGTCGTGCGAAGAGACCGGGTCGTTTACCCAGACGCAATCCGCTCCGGCTTCCCAGGCCGCAATCACCAACTGGAGCCACCCGTCCAAGGCCAGTTCCATCAGCTCCACCGCCCAGTCGGGGTCCCGGGCAACGATCAAAAACCACTCCTTAAAACCGGTAAGACAGGCGGCGGTTCGGGAAGGACAACTCCCCCAGGTCATGATGGGCACATGCTGGGTTCCCCGGCCGCGTTTAATCAACTCTTCTTTGAGGCGGCTGATCACATAGAGCACCTTGGGCATGTTGCCGTTTTTACGTGGATCCAGTTTCCATTTGGCCTTTTTCATATCTTCTTTGGTCTTGATAAGAGGTTCGGCAATCTGGGGCACGTCGTTATCGGGGTACTTGAGTTTGGCGCCGATGGCCTCTTCAACCGGTCCCATCATATCATAGTCGATGACACAGTCGTATTGAAACCGCTCCTGGGCCAGAATCTGACCCTTGACATACAGGTCCGGATCATCCCACGTCTGTTTGAATGTGGCGCCGATATACTCCAACGCAGCCCATCTGGGATAGAAATGAACCGGTACGCGGTCCCTTTTTTCTCCATTGAGTGCTGCCATCATCCTTTCATACGGGGTCACTTCCTGAGTGTTGCTGTACATGTAGTAGCTCATTGCTTGGCCTCCTTAATTAAAAAAAGTTAACAACTGTCAGAAAATTTTACACTCTGTAAAACCTTAGAAAAATTTATAATCTAGAATATCTATTATATTAAGGGAGTGGTGCCTCTTTCTGAGCATAAATCAAAAAACGAATCATGCTGTCAAAATTAATTAATCAAAATCCATGCCAACTGTTCAATAATTGTTGAATTATCTATGATGCCATCGGAAATAGCTGGCCGCAACGGCACAACACCGTTCGGCGATGATCTCTAAAAGCACGCTGTTTTCAAATTATAGGCTTAAAATGATAGCAGTTTTAGATTGGATTTATTCCAGGGCTGCAGTCACTAGCTGCCAACGTTCGGCTTATCAATAAAAGATACAGCTCGGGTTTTCCGGATAACCCAAAAAGCTTTTTCGGCGTTGCTGTCCATGGGTCCTGATAATAAATATTCCATTTTGGAATCATCGCAATTCCAGAATGGATTTTTGACCCGGGAATGTAGCGTGTACTTCTAGGGATTCAGCAAGGATAGAATCGTTGGGCACAAAAACAAAAACAGCAGGGTGGCGCCGGCGATCAAGACCTTTAACCGGCCCCACCTGCCTTGATCGATAAAGGGAATCAGCATGAACACCAGGACGGCAAGCAGGGGGATGACGGTGGTGCCGATCACGATTCTGTCGCCGGGAAAGTACCGAATAAGCTGATACAGCCAGAGAAAATACCACTCCGGCTTGGGTCTGAAAGGCGTGGAAAAGTCAATCTGGCGTCCGATGTCCTGGGGATAAAGCAGGGCGAGGACCGCGACCAGTTCGATCGTCAGAAAAATCACCAGCATTATTTCCACGAGATAATCAGGGTAAAAATCTTTGGATTGTTTCACGCTACAGGCCCCCCTTGATACCCTGTCTCTTGACCAGATGAAAATGGGCCCACAGCAGAAAGCACATGATTAGCGGCAGATAAATGACATGAACGGCATAGAATCGAATCAGGGTTGCACCGGTCACATCTTCACCGCCTCGCAGGAAAAAGCAAAGATAGGGACCCAAAAGCGGAACGGTTTGTGCCATGGAGGTGCCGACTTCCGTCGCCCAGTAAGCCTTCTGGTCCCAGGGCAAAAGATAGCCGGTGAAACCCGAGGCAAAAGCTACGATAAAAATCGACGCTCCCGCTATCCAGTTGAGTTGGCGGGGATGACGATAGGCTTTATAGATTAAGACCCTGATGGTGTGCAAAATAATCGCCACAATAAACAGATTGGCCGACCATTTGTGAAATGACCTGATAAACCATCCGAAGCGTACCTCGTTATCGATGCGTACAATACTGGCAAAGGCCTCGCTTTCGGAAGGTATATAATAAATGGCGAGCATGAGGCCGCTGGCAAAAAGCATGATAAAAAGGGTAAAGGCAATGCCGCCCAGGCAGAAGAAATAATTGACCCCCTCCGGGATGGGCCGATATAGAAACCGGCGGTGCGGCTTTTTAATGCCAAAATTGCGATCGAGCCAGTCAAAAAGATATCCCATGCCTATTTCCTTATAGCTTCAGGCCGATGTGCACCTTCTCGTTTTCGATTTTTATCGGCAGCTTGTTCAAAGGCGCCGCCGGCGGCCCTGCGGTCACATTTCCATAGATATCATACTGCCCGCCGTGGCAGGGGCAGAGAAATTTATTTTCCGGCCGGTACCAGGCCACCAGACAGCCCAGATGCGTGCAAACCGATGACAGGCAAAACTGTTCCTTACCCGTATTTACGATGAAAATTTTTTTTTGGACCTCTTGGCCCCGTAACGAATATTTAAGACAATACTGTCTAACCCCTTGAACCGGCAGTTCATCCTCATTACAGGCATAAACATAGACCGTCTTCTTTGCACGTATCCGTTTAGGGTAGGCAAAGAGCAGGTACAGACCCGCCGATACGAGTGCAGCGATTGTAAAAAATATTTCAGCCACTTTCTTCAAGAAGGATCTTCTGTCTAATTTTGTCTTTTTTTCAAGCATTTATTTTAATTAAAAAAATTTTCTAAGTCCGAGGCGGCCCTGTCGTCCTCAAGATTGTGCAAAGCCTTCCCCCTGGCATTGCGGTAAAGCCGGAGGGTCTTTTTGTCAAGCTGTTTGGCCTTAAGGTCGAGCTTTT
This window encodes:
- a CDS encoding cytochrome b N-terminal domain-containing protein, with protein sequence MGYLFDWLDRNFGIKKPHRRFLYRPIPEGVNYFFCLGGIAFTLFIMLFASGLMLAIYYIPSESEAFASIVRIDNEVRFGWFIRSFHKWSANLFIVAIILHTIRVLIYKAYRHPRQLNWIAGASIFIVAFASGFTGYLLPWDQKAYWATEVGTSMAQTVPLLGPYLCFFLRGGEDVTGATLIRFYAVHVIYLPLIMCFLLWAHFHLVKRQGIKGGL
- the dctP gene encoding TRAP transporter substrate-binding protein DctP, producing the protein MQENDKKKKEKPSFLEKPLSRRDFSRIAMTFGVTSTLFAWQSFADAGIKPDAHMLAQKAEDIQKARYKTTPKFKFRFGAAGHSVDTMWVAKIGTVDFVREVEERTDGEIRIEHLGANSICGEMTCAEKCVQGIVDFYLASTQNSSTICPYLLNLDWGALWPNRAALYSFAFDHRSEDLFREPMRRLYGLEMLFGDYGLRGFFMSKRKYGPGTPEIDTLDKLKATGAKIRTTGTYFGLISMKLMGVNPVAISFEEVVDAVRQGAIDGAEAWEIPFSMIHFTEYTGQFLYLKYCSGNWVTGMNLKSLQKMPQRLQEAIMEAAYLTQVLVLGKEEASIAIRAGADTENPAVGSEHWRNDIRNVIWSNEEMDKLEKLISPKYNPDAWKDQMEKQNKLYGRGDIFEKMYAIAREVPRGAYAMDVAPHRWWKPNPPWWREGEWKLGTGYWVKNPKKKT
- a CDS encoding sulfite exporter TauE/SafE family protein, whose amino-acid sequence is MNPEPATVLIVSIVSFATLLRSTFGFADAMFAMPLLAVIIGLKTATPLMAIVAMTISTAILLKNWRDVQLKSVWRLFVSSLAGIPLGLLFLKGTHDNLMKLFLALVIIGSSAYNLIKPRLTPIKSENPAYIFGFFAGVLGGAYNTNGPPVVIYGSLRKWSPVSFRATLQGYFFLAGIFICLGHGLAGLWTRSVMYFYLLSLPLVFVFTYIGGRLNRSIPQGKFDRIIHSLLIVIGVFLLIQTIQGMILTGL
- a CDS encoding DUF3365 domain-containing protein, coding for MKSIKSRLLISVGLIVFIFSTILFYRTYTLITANVENLTNQQLALALNFDLAIREYVAEKIRPLMFNILPEGKFKPEAMSTSFVARHIFNKVRTKFPDYIIKFSAENPRNTANLAGPEELNMIKYFNQNPQQTVWTGEINLGNKLYYAKFSAMRMETDCLRCHGNPANAPAELLEIYGSKASFNLPLGEVVGLDTIAIPKEKVTALLLSETIQNFALIGIGLTLLCASLGFILKFLVTDRLGKITQHFAHIEEQDGVVEIRPIEIGGRDEITTLTSNFNKLANRLNEYYALLEEKVKERTKELSKANEQLKKEIEERKQAEAMLKRSENTLKSIFQSAPIGIGLVTNRIIGWANDQFQQMIGYSKDELEDQDARILYESDAEYERIGFEIYSQIQRLGTGTVESRFRRKDDRMIDILLRSAPINPSDLSEGRIFTVVDITQTKLMQDQLIRSERLAATGKLAASIAHEINSPLQAVTVLLGTLKKKYSNDKELSNQFELLKGAFSSIRDTVKNLLDLNRPGQEVKQPTNINRIIEKTVDLVRSHLKKSKIKVNLELSANIPEIYASPLQLNQCILNMINNSAEAMTGTLTPKNGLMAGTATGGEITIKTNLKEGNIIINITDTGPGIPEEDLQYIFDPFFTRKKKMGMGVGLSTCHGIIEDHGGIITAKNSAHGGLVMAITLPAAQPGGTGNKIKATT
- a CDS encoding corrinoid protein, yielding MSILEEIKKNVFDGEENKTVELVKKALDEGQTPEDILDAGLVAGLRDCGKGFEKGEKFIPEMLMSSEAMKKAMVILKPLLLEGAGGGGFGKAVLATVEGDVHDIGLELVATMFETAGFEVRNMGPDVPTEDIVKAVKEDKPQIVGLSALLSNTMDVMPDVITALQKAGLRDSVKVMVGGAPVKQDFADEIGADGWAYDAASAVPKAKELRSQLP
- a CDS encoding Rieske (2Fe-2S) protein encodes the protein MKKVAEIFFTIAALVSAGLYLLFAYPKRIRAKKTVYVYACNEDELPVQGVRQYCLKYSLRGQEVQKKIFIVNTGKEQFCLSSVCTHLGCLVAWYRPENKFLCPCHGGQYDIYGNVTAGPPAAPLNKLPIKIENEKVHIGLKL
- a CDS encoding TRAP transporter large permease yields the protein MFGIPQNVAIWIITIITGLFFIVGVPIFLCVAFWATMGSIAIDFTIQNIGITSYQGISSYALLAMPLFILTGDLIGAGGIAKKLSIMARRVLAPLRGGLAMASIATCSLFSAISGSNSATVATIGRIMIPELTDQGYRDEFAAATVAAGGIVGILIPPSILMIVYAFTVNLSVLDLFKAGILPGILVSIALMAAARYWCHKYDWGRPEPFIFKEVLRATWGAKLGIAAVVLILVIIYGGISSPTEASGIAAAYCLLAGVLLTREIKLKDIPAIFLSSGRVNGLLAPVVSVSIVLQQVFSILGVQDAVSQYIHTFESKYVIMGLMMFSIILAGAIMESISVTIILAPILAPIAVSVGMNPIHWGAAFIVGLSIGFITPPFGLDLFVASGITGIPYDKLIKWVPPYILFVLIAWIIIMMVPWFSLVFV
- a CDS encoding TRAP transporter small permease subunit; the protein is MLKKILHWLDEQIENILIFPMYFIMMAIMAIGVVQRFVFKTAWHWAVYVCIGLFVWFSWLGCSWNVKERAHLRLAAFRNKMPRGVQLGLLMLDYTLWIAFGIIASYYSVIQILRLQEVGALLYGTETIPQWVVPACIPVSFTVLFFRVIQCAVQDIKDYVRNEPLKLQPAATID
- a CDS encoding response regulator — encoded protein: MEKYKILLVDDDPFILQSIAVALEQEGYHVATAANGKQAIELIEEKKFDLVLTDLVMDPVDGIGVLRKAKEEDPDTIVIILTGFGDLLSAIEALRLDADDYLLKPCEPEELSFRISSCLEKLELKRKIRLYETIVPVCCVCKSIRDDTGKEVGTGEWMPVEEYILTKARIAISPTYCPDCVKKGLENLNILKDRNNSS